One Ardenticatenales bacterium genomic region harbors:
- a CDS encoding integron integrase, protein MTRSGATCVAFTEKKHYSYATEKAYVHWAKRFILHYDKRHPAEMGKEEVEAFLIYLAVDQHVAASTQNQALSALLFLYNEVLDKPLGWVDVTWAKKPERLPIVLTREEVRAVLAQLSGDILLIVQLLYGAGLRLKECLGLRVQDIDFGQRLIVVRNGKGQKDRTTTLPDRIVPDLRKHLATVQKQHHTDLQKGYGRAPLPDALDRKYVNAECEWVWQFVFPSQTLSRNPRADHDTLYRFHLHESRVQRAVQAAARKAGIARRVSPHVFRHSFATHLLESGHDIRTIQALLGHKDVKTTMIYTHVLNKGPLGVRSPLDQD, encoded by the coding sequence ATGACTCGATCAGGTGCGACATGCGTTGCGTTTACCGAAAAAAAACATTACTCGTATGCCACTGAAAAAGCATATGTGCATTGGGCGAAGCGGTTCATTCTTCACTATGATAAACGCCATCCGGCCGAAATGGGCAAGGAAGAAGTGGAGGCATTTCTGATTTATCTGGCTGTGGATCAGCATGTTGCCGCTTCCACCCAAAACCAGGCGCTTAGCGCACTGTTATTCCTTTATAATGAGGTGCTGGACAAACCCCTTGGCTGGGTAGATGTCACTTGGGCCAAAAAACCAGAGCGATTGCCAATTGTCTTAACCAGAGAAGAAGTGCGGGCAGTGCTGGCGCAGTTATCAGGTGATATTCTGCTGATTGTACAGCTTCTGTATGGGGCTGGACTGCGTTTGAAAGAGTGCCTCGGGTTACGGGTGCAAGATATCGATTTTGGGCAGCGCTTGATTGTTGTGCGCAACGGCAAGGGACAGAAAGATCGCACAACGACGCTGCCAGATCGCATTGTGCCCGATCTACGAAAACACCTGGCGACTGTACAAAAACAACACCACACTGACCTGCAGAAGGGTTATGGGCGCGCCCCTCTCCCTGACGCGCTTGACCGCAAATACGTCAATGCCGAATGCGAATGGGTCTGGCAGTTTGTCTTCCCTTCCCAAACTCTATCCAGGAACCCCCGCGCCGACCACGACACCCTGTATCGCTTCCATTTGCATGAAAGCCGTGTGCAGCGGGCGGTGCAAGCAGCCGCCCGCAAAGCCGGTATCGCCAGGCGGGTTAGCCCACACGTGTTCCGACACAGTTTTGCCACCCATCTGCTCGAAAGCGGGCATGACATTCGAACTATTCAGGCATTATTGGGACACAAAGACGTCAAGACGACAATGATTTACACCCATGTCTTAAACAAAGGCCCCTTGGGGGTACGGAGTCCGCTGGACCAGGATTGA
- the radA gene encoding DNA repair protein RadA — protein sequence MAKTRSQFVCQNCGRVTPAFMGRCPQCHEFGTMVEQVIEPPAASGRARPRPGGLESVPQRLPEVTSDGVARMAVEPGEFARVLGGGIVPGSLILLGGDPGIGKSTLLLEVAARVANTHGPTLYVSGEESVRQIKMRADRLGLQAHDLFLVTETSMASILAHVDTLKPVLMIVDSIQTTHLEELTSAAGSVSQIRGCAGRFQELAKLVGVPIFLVGHVTKEGAIAGPRVLEHIVDTVLYLEGDPFHQYRLLRSVKNRFGATSEVGVFEMQEQGMVEVANPSEAFLAERQISAPGSAIAVTIEGTRPLLVEIQALASETAFANPRRTANGVDYNRLLLLTAVLTKRVRARLFDKDVFVNVIGGLQIDEPAADLAIAVAIASSLKDQLVRADMAFVGEVGLGGELRAVSQLDVRLREAAKLGFKRCATPHYRRRQVDSFPAGLEVIGCRSLQDVLEVALLPQGE from the coding sequence ATGGCGAAGACACGAAGCCAGTTTGTCTGTCAGAACTGTGGGCGGGTGACGCCGGCATTTATGGGACGCTGCCCCCAGTGTCATGAGTTTGGCACGATGGTGGAGCAGGTGATTGAGCCGCCGGCAGCCAGTGGGCGGGCGCGCCCGCGCCCGGGCGGATTGGAGAGCGTGCCGCAGCGGCTGCCGGAGGTGACGTCGGATGGCGTGGCGCGCATGGCGGTCGAGCCGGGGGAATTTGCCCGTGTGCTGGGCGGGGGGATCGTCCCCGGATCGCTGATTTTGTTGGGCGGGGACCCCGGCATTGGCAAATCCACGCTGCTGCTGGAGGTGGCGGCGCGGGTGGCGAATACGCACGGTCCCACGCTATACGTCTCCGGGGAGGAGAGCGTGCGCCAGATCAAGATGCGGGCGGACCGCTTGGGGCTGCAGGCACATGACCTGTTCCTGGTGACGGAGACGAGCATGGCCTCCATCCTGGCGCACGTGGATACACTTAAGCCCGTACTGATGATTGTGGACAGTATCCAGACGACGCACTTGGAGGAGTTAACGTCCGCTGCCGGCAGCGTCAGCCAGATACGCGGGTGCGCCGGACGTTTTCAAGAGCTGGCCAAGCTCGTGGGTGTGCCCATTTTCCTCGTCGGCCACGTCACCAAAGAGGGCGCGATTGCCGGACCGCGCGTGCTGGAACACATCGTGGACACTGTGCTGTACCTGGAAGGGGACCCGTTCCATCAGTACCGCCTGTTGCGTAGCGTGAAGAACCGCTTTGGGGCGACCAGCGAGGTGGGCGTCTTTGAGATGCAGGAGCAGGGCATGGTGGAGGTGGCGAATCCGTCGGAGGCGTTCCTGGCGGAGCGGCAGATCAGTGCCCCGGGGTCGGCCATTGCCGTGACGATTGAGGGCACGCGGCCGCTGCTGGTGGAAATCCAGGCGCTGGCCAGCGAGACGGCGTTCGCCAACCCGCGGCGCACGGCCAACGGCGTGGACTACAACCGCCTGCTGCTGCTGACGGCGGTGCTAACGAAGCGGGTGCGGGCGCGTCTGTTTGATAAGGACGTGTTCGTGAACGTTATCGGCGGGCTGCAAATTGACGAGCCAGCGGCGGACCTGGCGATTGCCGTGGCTATTGCCAGCAGTCTGAAGGACCAACTGGTGCGGGCGGATATGGCTTTTGTGGGGGAGGTGGGGCTGGGTGGAGAACTACGGGCGGTGAGCCAGCTAGACGTGCGTTTGCGGGAGGCGGCGAAGTTGGGGTTCAAGCGGTGCGCCACGCCCCACTATAGGCGGCGGCAGGTGGACTCGTTCCCGGCAGGCCTGGAGGTGATCGGCTGCCGCTCGCTGCAAGATGTGCTGGAAGTGGCGCTGCTGCCGCAGGGGGAGTGA
- a CDS encoding LysM peptidoglycan-binding domain-containing protein, with amino-acid sequence MPAKQWLPRLGWTLLLTACLLGLGRGSQPVAAQGQTRLVLAFYYAWYSPDSFGAGKTPYNPVEPYSSSNAGTIQRHVSEARNAGIDGFVQSWYGPSPNQTESNFRTLLDIAAGGGFKAAVDFESGGPLFANHNDRISALQTLLATHANHPAYLRVDGRPVIFFWANWLFSVDDWAYIRGQADPNHNSIWIAEGGNTEYLSVFDGLHLYNTAWSANPAGTAATWGGNTRAAAGIYGGYKYWVATAMPGFDDTHLTARGSNAFRRDRGGGSYYQASFSGAAASAPDMLIITSFNEWVEGSQIEPSAEYGSAYLDLTAQLSAAFKSGSIAPIAPPAPEAPAVQQPPPPTFTPGPSPTPSDTPTPTVTPSPYPSPTPQADGRIIYTVQTGDTLIGIASRFDVDLQLLYAYNNLEPTSLLSIGQPLMLGATEAYSGTTFVADQPQKRVDADGTVVHVVTTGDTLVGIAVTYGLTLEELYAVSGLNQDAVLQINQEVVIARTPHPQEVGGSAFAPEPSATPTLTPTSAEMPATATTAPTTAPTATAVMAPTLTPAPTASLTAPTPPENEEGVTSLARLAAGIVVLLILVGGLFLFLSRK; translated from the coding sequence ATGCCGGCAAAACAGTGGCTGCCTCGTCTTGGTTGGACCTTGCTGCTCACCGCCTGCCTGCTGGGTCTGGGGCGCGGGTCTCAGCCCGTCGCGGCACAGGGGCAGACGCGGCTGGTGCTGGCGTTTTACTATGCCTGGTACAGCCCGGACTCGTTTGGCGCGGGGAAGACGCCGTACAATCCGGTGGAGCCTTACTCATCAAGTAATGCCGGCACAATCCAACGCCACGTCAGCGAAGCGCGAAATGCCGGCATCGACGGCTTCGTACAGAGCTGGTATGGTCCCAGCCCCAACCAGACCGAAAGCAACTTCCGCACCCTGCTGGACATCGCCGCCGGCGGCGGCTTCAAAGCCGCCGTTGATTTCGAGAGCGGCGGCCCCCTCTTCGCCAACCACAACGACCGCATCAGCGCCCTGCAAACCCTCCTTGCCACCCACGCCAACCACCCTGCCTACCTGCGCGTCGATGGTCGCCCCGTCATCTTCTTCTGGGCCAACTGGCTTTTCTCCGTGGACGATTGGGCCTATATTCGCGGGCAGGCGGACCCCAACCACAACAGCATCTGGATCGCCGAGGGAGGCAATACCGAATACCTCAGCGTGTTCGACGGCCTCCATCTCTACAACACCGCCTGGTCCGCCAACCCGGCGGGCACGGCGGCTACCTGGGGCGGCAACACACGCGCCGCTGCCGGCATCTACGGCGGCTACAAATACTGGGTCGCTACCGCCATGCCCGGCTTTGACGACACGCACCTCACCGCTCGCGGCAGCAACGCCTTTCGCCGCGACCGCGGCGGCGGCAGCTACTATCAGGCCAGCTTCAGCGGCGCGGCGGCCAGCGCCCCGGACATGCTCATCATCACCTCCTTCAACGAATGGGTCGAAGGCAGCCAGATTGAACCCAGCGCGGAATACGGCAGCGCCTACCTCGACCTGACGGCGCAGTTGTCCGCCGCTTTCAAGTCCGGCAGCATCGCCCCCATTGCCCCGCCCGCGCCAGAAGCCCCCGCCGTACAGCAACCCCCGCCGCCCACCTTCACGCCCGGCCCCTCCCCCACGCCCAGCGACACCCCCACCCCTACCGTCACGCCATCCCCCTATCCTTCCCCCACGCCGCAAGCGGATGGCCGCATCATCTACACCGTGCAGACAGGGGACACCCTGATCGGCATCGCCAGTCGTTTCGACGTCGATTTGCAACTTCTGTATGCCTACAACAACCTGGAACCCACCTCTCTCCTGAGCATCGGGCAGCCGCTGATGCTGGGGGCGACGGAGGCGTACTCCGGCACGACGTTTGTCGCCGACCAACCGCAAAAGCGGGTGGACGCGGATGGCACGGTGGTGCATGTGGTGACGACGGGGGACACGCTGGTGGGCATTGCCGTCACCTATGGCCTGACCCTGGAGGAGTTGTACGCGGTGAGTGGGCTGAATCAGGACGCGGTGCTGCAAATCAACCAGGAGGTCGTCATCGCGCGCACGCCTCACCCGCAAGAGGTGGGCGGCTCCGCGTTTGCCCCGGAGCCATCGGCCACACCCACGCTGACGCCCACATCGGCGGAAATGCCGGCAACGGCAACCACGGCACCCACAACCGCGCCCACGGCCACGGCGGTGATGGCTCCCACGCTGACGCCCGCGCCCACGGCCAGCCTGACAGCGCCCACGCCGCCGGAAAATGAGGAGGGTGTGACGTCGCTGGCGCGGTTAGCTGCCGGCATTGTCGTTCTCCTTATCCTGGTGGGTGGCCTCTTCCTCTTCCTCAGCCGCAAATAA
- a CDS encoding tyrosine--tRNA ligase: MRPIEEQVAIIMQGTEYGDEETRRSMEQELRQRLHAAAAANRPLRVYCGFDPTTSDLHLGHTVPLFKLRQFQDLGHDVTFLIGSFTSTIGDPSDKDKLRPQLQLETTLANAATYAEQAFVVLDRAKTTIKYNHTWLSELSFSDVINLASNFTVQQFLTRENFKLRLENGEPIYLHEFFYALMQGYDAVALETDVQVGGTDQLFNIVTAGRKLQTAHEQPPQVAVILDILPGTDGELKMSKSTGNHIPIKSAPEDMYGKVMSLPDHVMPMFFKLVTRYEPPQVAEVVAAWESGTRHPRDVKMELARAIVSFFHGAEAAQAAEAHFVQVFQRKELPDEMPSYAIAGETSLVDVIFDAGIIPSKGQIRRLIKQGGVRLDGEKVTDTYLNLHPLPEQIVQVGKRHFLRVTGTDGQ; the protein is encoded by the coding sequence ATGCGTCCAATTGAGGAGCAAGTCGCCATCATTATGCAAGGCACGGAGTACGGCGACGAGGAAACCAGGCGAAGCATGGAGCAGGAATTACGACAGCGTTTGCACGCGGCGGCGGCGGCCAACCGCCCCCTGCGCGTCTACTGCGGCTTCGATCCGACCACGTCCGATCTGCACCTGGGACACACCGTTCCGCTGTTTAAGCTGCGCCAGTTTCAGGACCTGGGGCATGATGTTACGTTTCTCATTGGTTCCTTCACCAGCACGATTGGCGACCCCAGCGACAAGGACAAACTGCGGCCCCAATTGCAATTGGAAACGACGCTGGCAAACGCTGCTACTTATGCGGAGCAGGCGTTTGTGGTGTTGGACAGGGCAAAAACGACGATCAAATACAATCATACCTGGTTGTCGGAGCTTTCCTTCAGCGATGTGATTAATCTAGCGAGCAATTTTACGGTGCAGCAGTTCTTGACGCGGGAGAATTTTAAGCTGCGCCTGGAGAATGGGGAACCCATTTACTTGCATGAGTTCTTTTACGCGCTGATGCAGGGGTATGACGCGGTTGCTTTGGAGACGGACGTGCAAGTGGGGGGGACGGATCAGCTTTTTAACATTGTCACGGCGGGGCGCAAGCTGCAGACGGCGCATGAGCAGCCGCCACAGGTTGCCGTCATTCTGGACATTTTGCCGGGAACGGACGGCGAGTTAAAGATGTCCAAGAGTACGGGCAATCACATTCCGATCAAGTCCGCGCCGGAGGATATGTATGGGAAGGTGATGAGCCTGCCGGACCACGTGATGCCGATGTTCTTCAAATTGGTGACGCGGTATGAGCCGCCACAGGTGGCGGAGGTGGTTGCGGCCTGGGAGAGCGGCACGCGCCATCCGCGGGACGTGAAGATGGAGTTGGCGCGGGCGATTGTTTCTTTCTTCCATGGGGCGGAGGCGGCGCAGGCGGCGGAAGCGCATTTTGTGCAGGTGTTCCAGCGCAAGGAGCTACCGGACGAGATGCCTTCTTACGCGATTGCGGGGGAGACGAGTCTGGTGGATGTGATTTTTGATGCCGGCATTATCCCCAGCAAAGGACAAATCCGCCGCCTGATCAAACAAGGGGGCGTGCGCCTGGACGGCGAAAAAGTGACCGACACCTACTTGAATTTGCACCCGCTGCCGGAGCAAATCGTGCAGGTAGGCAAGCGACACTTCCTGCGCGTGACCGGTACGGATGGGCAATAG
- a CDS encoding SurA N-terminal domain-containing protein yields the protein MTKKRNSPENNRLDPRELRDRRRRQRDAEERRQVLLAVGGILALIVVVVLIGVVNEFIVKPGQPVATVNGEEISTREWQKRVRYQRAQFISTIEEFYDTTNGNVGLVQQLLGQQMQLLLDPEQLGLLVLNSMVDERLIREAAQARGIQVTADEVQKAIEEQYNYYGGALPTPLPAATETVIPTPSLTPIPTAVITEVVPTLTPFPTFTPGPTQTPAPTATPVSQESFDQEYGAAIRRLKRLGGSEAIFREVVEAQLYRDKLTEALAEDANLPTEELQASIYVITAGTKSEADQVLSDIQADNYLDVWNQIRSTPPNPDSASTAQARELLWSNSDRITTSLGNNVAIAALALDVGVPSNVITQTVTTGEGDTATTTDSFHIIMVSGREMRPLTESALNTARQQNLSTWLDSQRVTTETLERWRARVPKQPALDPKYLAQPTPIPQTPLPPTLEVATPAPAATEAP from the coding sequence ATGACCAAGAAACGTAATTCACCTGAAAACAATCGCCTGGATCCCCGCGAGTTGCGCGACAGACGCCGCCGCCAGCGGGACGCTGAAGAGCGCCGTCAGGTGCTCCTGGCCGTGGGCGGCATATTGGCCCTCATCGTCGTCGTCGTGCTGATCGGCGTCGTGAATGAGTTCATCGTCAAGCCGGGGCAGCCGGTGGCTACTGTGAATGGAGAGGAGATCTCCACCCGCGAATGGCAAAAGCGCGTGCGCTACCAGCGCGCGCAGTTTATTTCCACCATTGAAGAGTTTTATGACACGACCAACGGCAATGTGGGGTTGGTACAACAGTTGTTGGGGCAGCAGATGCAGTTGCTGTTGGACCCGGAGCAGCTTGGCCTGTTGGTGCTAAACAGCATGGTGGACGAGCGCCTGATTCGAGAAGCGGCCCAGGCACGGGGGATTCAGGTAACGGCGGACGAAGTGCAAAAGGCGATTGAGGAGCAATACAATTATTATGGTGGTGCGCTGCCCACGCCTCTGCCCGCGGCCACGGAAACGGTCATCCCCACGCCCTCCCTGACGCCGATTCCCACGGCGGTGATCACGGAGGTGGTCCCTACGCTGACGCCGTTCCCCACCTTCACGCCCGGCCCCACGCAAACGCCCGCGCCCACGGCTACGCCCGTGTCACAGGAGTCGTTTGACCAGGAATATGGCGCGGCCATACGGCGTCTGAAGCGTTTGGGGGGCAGCGAGGCGATTTTCCGCGAGGTTGTGGAGGCGCAGCTTTATCGTGACAAGCTGACGGAAGCGCTGGCGGAAGATGCCAACCTGCCCACGGAGGAGTTGCAGGCGAGTATTTATGTGATTACTGCCGGCACAAAATCAGAAGCGGACCAGGTACTCAGCGACATTCAGGCTGATAACTACCTGGACGTGTGGAACCAGATTCGCAGCACCCCACCCAATCCTGACAGCGCCTCCACCGCGCAGGCGCGCGAGTTGCTCTGGTCCAATAGCGACCGCATCACCACCTCGCTTGGCAATAACGTCGCCATCGCCGCCCTGGCCCTGGACGTGGGTGTGCCCAGCAACGTGATCACGCAAACCGTGACCACGGGCGAAGGCGATACAGCCACAACAACGGACTCCTTCCATATTATTATGGTCAGCGGCCGGGAAATGCGCCCCCTCACGGAAAGCGCGCTGAACACGGCCCGGCAGCAGAATCTGTCCACCTGGTTAGACAGCCAGCGCGTTACCACGGAAACGCTCGAACGTTGGCGTGCGCGCGTACCCAAGCAGCCCGCGCTGGATCCGAAGTATCTGGCGCAACCAACCCCAATCCCGCAAACGCCGCTGCCGCCGACGCTGGAAGTCGCCACGCCCGCTCCCGCCGCCACCGAAGCTCCCTGA